The stretch of DNA AGAAAGCAAAAAAAGCAAACAGTGATGTATTAATTATTGATACAGCGGGGCGTTTACAAAATAAATCTGAATTGATGGATGAGTTGGCAAAAATTATTCGTGTTTTAAGAAAACACTCCCCCCAAGCGCCCCATACAATCCTTCAAACGCTTGATGCAACGACCGGACAAAATGCACTCAGCCAAGTGGAGATTTTCCGTAATATTGCCGGTGTTAATGGTTTAGTCATGACAAAGCTAGATGGGACTGCACGAGGAGGAATTCTTATCGCTATCGCAGCAAAACATAAATTACCCATTTATTTTATCGGTGTAGGAGAGAATATTGAAGACCTTCAACCCTTTTCTGCTTCTGACTTTGCCGAAACTATCGTAGGAAAACATGCATGAAACAACCTTTATCTAACCCTAATTCACACAATAATGCTGAGAAAAATATGAACAATAATAAAAAAACTTCCCTCTCACCAACACTTAAGTTTCTCTTAGAAATGGGACCATTGGTCGCCTTCTTTTTTGCCAATTATAAGGGAGAATGGTTGATAAAAAACATTGAATTTTTTCAAAATTTTAGTAAGCCTATTTTCCCTGCAACAGCTATTTTTATGGTAGCAATTATTATTTCTCTAAGCTTCTCATGGATTCTTGCAAGACAAGTTCCTATTATGCCTCTTATTTCCGGAATATTTGTTCTCGTTTTTGGCTTTCTAACACTCTGGCTTCATAATGAAACTTTCATAAAAATGAAACCAACAATCATTAACAGCTTATTTGCTTTTATACTGTTTGGTGGGATGTTTTTTAAAAAACCACTTTTACGTTATGCTCTTGACTCTACCTTAAAACTTGATGATTTAGGCTGGCAAAAACTCACCTATCGTTGGGCATTTTTTTTCGTTTTTCTTGCCCTTTTAAATGAAATCATTTGGCGCAATTTTAGCGATAATTTTTGGACAAGTTTCAAAGTATTTGGCGTTATGCCTATAACAGTCCTTTTCATGCTTACTCAAATGCCTATCATTATGAAACATTCAAAAGGACTTTTTACAGAAGAGGAGAATTCTGATTCTTAAACAAAATGTACCCATAATCATAAATTATCTTTCAGTTTCATCGTTGCATGCTGTTCATGGAAAAAAGACATGCTGATTGAGCAATTTATCTGTCGAAAAGATAATTTTGGTGTGCTTATTCATGACGAAAAAAGTGGTATGACAGCCGCAATAGATGCTCCTGAAAGCAAAGCAATTCACAACGCTTTAAAGCGTCGTAATTGGACACTTCATACTATTTTTGTGACTCATCATCATCATGATCATGTAGAAGCTCTTGCAGAATTAAAACAAGTGTACAATGCTATAGTTTTCGGGCCAGCAGCAGAAAAAAACAAGATTTACCATCTTGATCAAACACTTCAATCTGATGAGAAGCTTCTCTTTGGTTCTCAATCGCTCTTAGCTCTCTCAACACCTGGCCATACGTTAGGAGCTCTATCCTACTATTTTCCTGAAAAAAAATTACTCTTTGCTGGAGATACGCTTTTTTCACTTGGCTGTGGACGTCTTTTTGAAGGAACAGCAGTACAAATGCTGAATTCTTTAAAAAAACTTTGTAAACTCCCTGATGAAACGCTTCTCTATTGTGGACACGAGTACACAAAAAATAATGCTCTTTTCGCATTGACACTTGATCCGCATAATCAAAAACTTCAACAAAGAGCAGAAGAAGTTTTGTCATTACGCGCAAAAAATGCCATGACTCTCCCTGTCACTTTAGGGCAAGAAAAAGCAACAAACCCCTTTCTTCGCTGGAATGATCCAGCAATCAGAAAAAATCTTTCAATGAAAGATTCTACCGATGAAGAAGTTTTTGCTGAAATTCGAAAAAGAAAAGATAATTTTTAGTTATGTTTAAACTCGCATTGTGATTTTTCTTTCTTTACCCTTTTGTATCATATGCTTAAGAAACAAAAAACAGACGATTCTTTTTTATATCACCTGTCATCGGCAATTATCCCTTAACAAAAAC from Bartonella tribocorum CIP 105476 encodes:
- a CDS encoding septation protein A; this encodes MKQPLSNPNSHNNAEKNMNNNKKTSLSPTLKFLLEMGPLVAFFFANYKGEWLIKNIEFFQNFSKPIFPATAIFMVAIIISLSFSWILARQVPIMPLISGIFVLVFGFLTLWLHNETFIKMKPTIINSLFAFILFGGMFFKKPLLRYALDSTLKLDDLGWQKLTYRWAFFFVFLALLNEIIWRNFSDNFWTSFKVFGVMPITVLFMLTQMPIIMKHSKGLFTEEENSDS
- the gloB gene encoding hydroxyacylglutathione hydrolase, producing MLIEQFICRKDNFGVLIHDEKSGMTAAIDAPESKAIHNALKRRNWTLHTIFVTHHHHDHVEALAELKQVYNAIVFGPAAEKNKIYHLDQTLQSDEKLLFGSQSLLALSTPGHTLGALSYYFPEKKLLFAGDTLFSLGCGRLFEGTAVQMLNSLKKLCKLPDETLLYCGHEYTKNNALFALTLDPHNQKLQQRAEEVLSLRAKNAMTLPVTLGQEKATNPFLRWNDPAIRKNLSMKDSTDEEVFAEIRKRKDNF